A genome region from Hevea brasiliensis isolate MT/VB/25A 57/8 chromosome 9, ASM3005281v1, whole genome shotgun sequence includes the following:
- the LOC110663559 gene encoding cyclic nucleotide-gated ion channel 2, with product MPSQPHFHFSLPRWIGLLCHRGNKQNESSNNSVNNSSSSSSNNNINMDDNPITNSIECYACTQVGVPVFHSTSCDHAHQPEWVASAGSSLVPIQNRPDPKKCPSSRAQSRLPTGPFGTVLDPRSKRVQKWNRAFLLARGMAVAIDPLFFYALSIGRGGAPCLYMDGALAAILTVLRTCVDAVHLCHLWLQFRLAYVSRESLVIGCGKLVWDAPAIASHYVRSLRGFWFDAFVIVPVPQFVFWLVLPKLIREEQIKLIMTILLLIFMFQFLPKVYHCIYLMRKMQKVTGYIFGTIWWGFGLNLIAYFIASHVAGGCWYVLAIQRAASCLRQQCQRRPKCDLSLSCSEEICYRFLVPASTIGNPCAGNFTTTIRKPMCLDTTGPFKYGIYKTALPVISSNSFAVKILYPIFWGLITLSTFGNDLEPTSNWIEVMFSICIVLSGLLLFTLLIGNIQVFLHAVMAKKRKMQLRCRDMEWWMRRRQLPSRLRQRVSHFERQRWAAMGGHDEMELIKDLPEGLRRDIKRYLCLDLIKKVPLFHNLDDLILDNICDRVKPLVFSKDEKIIREGDPVQRMLFIVRGRIKRSQSLSKGMVATSVLEPGGFLGDELLSWCLRRPFIDRLPASSATFVCVESTEAYGLGADHLRYITDHFRYKFANERLKRTARYYSSNWRTWAAVNIQFAWRRYRTRTRGPMIPVIENGGTERRLLQYAAMFMSIRPHDHLE from the exons ATGCCTTCTCAGCCCCACTTCCACTTCTCTCTCCCAAG GTGGATTGGACTGCTTTGCCACCGGGGGAACAAGCAGAATGAGAGTAGCAACAATAGCGTTAAcaacagcagcagcagtagcagtAACAATAACATCAATATGGATGACAACCCCATCACTAACTCCATAGAATGTTATGCCTGCACCCAGGTTGGCGTCCCTGTCTTCCATTCCACTAGCTGCGACCACGCCCATCAGCCCGAATGGGTGGCCTCTGCTGGTTCATCTCTTGTCCCTATTCAGAACCGGCCGGATCCCAAGAAGTGTCCCTCATCCCGGGCCCAATCGCGCCTACCCACAGGCCCGTTCGGAACCGTCCTCGACCCGCGTAGCAAGCGCGTCCAGAAGTGGAACCGCGCTTTCCTTCTGGCACGTGGCATGGCTGTGGCCATTGATCCATTGTTCTTCTACGCGTTGTCAATCGGAAGAGGTGGAGCTCCGTGCCTGTACATGGATGGTGCGTTAGCCGCAATCCTGACTGTTCTCCGCACGTGCGTGGACGCCGTGCATTTGTGCCACCTGTGGTTGCAGTTCAGGTTGGCGTACGTGTCGCGAGAGTCACTAGTAATTGGGTGTGGGAAACTCGTGTGGGACGCACCTGCCATCGCCTCCCATTACGTGCGCTCCCTCAGAGGGTTCTGGTTCGATGCGTTTGTGATAGTGCCAGTCCCACAG TTTGTATTCTGGTTAGTTCTTCCCAAATTGATCAGAGAAGAGCAGATTAAGCTCATAATGACAATACTTCTATTGATCTTCATGTTCCAATTCCTGCCTAAAGTGTATCACTGCATTTACTTGATGAGAAAAATGCAGAAGGTCACAGGTTACATCTTCGGTACTATTTGGTGGGGTTTTGGCCTTAATCTCATTGCCTACTTCATAGCATCTCAC GTTGCTGGAGGATGTTGGTATGTTCTTGCTATTCAACGTGCCGCTTCGTGCCTCAGGCAGCAGTGTCAAAGAAGACCAAAGTGTGACCTCTCTTTGTCCTGCTCAGAGGAGATCTGTTATCGGTTTCTGGTACCGGCAAGcacaattggaaatccatgtgctGGTAACTTTACTACCACTATCAGAAAGCCAATGTGCTTGGATACTACAGGGCCATTCAAATATGGAATTTATAAGACTGCTCTTCCTGTCATTTCTAGCAATTCTTTTGCTGTCAAGATCCTTTATCCCATATTCTGGGGTTTAATAACCCTCAG CACCTTTGGCAATGATCTTGAACCCACCAGCAATTGGATAGAAGTGATGTTCAGTATATGCATAGTGCTCAGTGGTTTGTTGCTCTTTACTTTGTTGATTGGGAATATCCAG GTGTTTTTGCACGCGGTCATGGCAAAGAAGAGGAAAATGCAGCTGAGATGCAGAGATATGGAATGGTGGATGAGGCGGAGACAGTTACCATCTCGTTTGAGGCAGAGAGTTAGCCATTTTGAACGACAAAGATGGGCAGCCATGGGAGGACATGATGAGATGGAATTAATCAAAGACTTACCTGAAGGACTCCGAAGAGATATCAAACGCTACCTTTGCTTAGACCTCATTAAGAAG GTACCTCTATTCCACAACTTGGATGATCTTATTCTTGACAACATCTGTGATCGGGTTAAGCCTCTTGTATTCTCTAAAGATGAAAAG ATAATTAGAGAAGGAGACCCTGTGCAAAGGATGCTGTTCATTGTTCGCGGACGTATAAAGAGAAGCCAAAGCCTCAGTAAAGGCATGGTAGCAACAAGTGTGCTTGAACCAGGAGGGTTTCTGGGTGATGAGCTGCTCTCTTGGTGCCTTCGTCGCCCATTCATAGACAGGCTTCCAGCCTCATCTGCTACATTTGTTTGTGTAGAATCCACGGAAGCATATGGTCTTGGTGCAGACCATCTTCGTTACATCACAGATCACTTCCGCTACAAATTTGCCAACGAAAGGCTTAAGCGAACTGCGAGGTATTACTCATCGAATTGGCGAACATGGGCAGCAGTGAATATACAATTTGCTTGGCGGCGATACAGGACGAGGACTAGAGGTCCGATGATTCCTGTAATAGAAAATGGAGGCACTGAACGTCGGCTACTGCAGTATGCTGCAATGTTCATGTCAATCAGGCCACATGACCACCTCGAATAA
- the LOC110663567 gene encoding LOW QUALITY PROTEIN: probable ubiquitin conjugation factor E4 (The sequence of the model RefSeq protein was modified relative to this genomic sequence to represent the inferred CDS: inserted 4 bases in 3 codons) — MASSKKPQRSLEEIEDIILRKIMLVSLTDSIVADSRIVYLEMTAAEILSEGKDLKVNRDLVERVLIDRLSGQFPGAEPPFQYLLGCYRRATEEEKKIANMKDKNIKLELESSIKQAKKLFVSYCRIHLGNPDMFPFNSDPKKSNVSPLLPLIFADVDEFNSGGTQPPPRFLEDLFLEXDFDSLDPILKGLYEDLRGNVIKVSVLGNFQQPLRALKXLLTFPVGVKSLVNHPWWIPKGAYLNGRVIEMTSILGPFFHVSALPDHTIFKSEPDVGQQCFSEVSTXRQADLLSSFTTIKTLMNNLYDDLEKVLFTLLKSSDTREYVLQYLAEVINRNPSRAHIQVDPISCASSGMFVNLSAVMLKLCEPFLDLNLTKRDKIDPKYVFYGNRLDLRGLTALHASSEEVAEWINKDNHGKAVVPSHSSDGENRLLQSHEASSSGSGADNPTSSSGKKAKYTFICECFFMTARVLNLGLLKAFSDFKHLVQDISRCEDSLSTLKAMQEQSPSPQLQLDIARLEKDLELYSQEKLCYEAQILRDEALIQQALSFYRLIVVWLVGLVGGFKMPLPPTCPMEFASLPEHFVDDAMELLIFASRIPKALDGVLLDDFMNFIIMFMASPTYIRNPYLRAKMVEVLNCWMPRRSGSSPATTLFEGHQLSLEYLVRNLLKLYVDIEFTGSHTQFYDKFNIRHNIAELLEYLWEVPSHRNSWRQIAKEEEKGVYLNFLNFLINDSIFLLDESLNKILELKELEAEMSNTTEWERRPAQERQERTRLFHSQENIIRIDMKLANEDVSMLAFTSEQITAPFLLPEMVERVASMLNYFLFQLVGPQRKSLTLKDPEKYEFRPKQLLKQIVHVYVHLARGDTENIFPAAISKDGRSYNEQLFNAAANVLRRIGEDGRVIQEFIELGVKAKVAASEAMDTEAALGEIPDEFLDPIQYTLMKDPVILPSSRITVDRPVIQRHLLSDNSDPFNRSHLTADMLIPNVELKARIEEFIRSQELKRHGDDFSMQSSKAAIQRTTGDMLID; from the exons ATGGCCTCCTCTAAGAAGCCCCAAAGGTCCCTCGAGGAAATCGAGGATATCATCCTCCGCAAAATCATGCTAGTCTCCCTCACCGACTCCATAGTTGCTGATTCTCGAATTGTCTACTTGGAGATGACCGCAGCAGAGATCCTTAGTGAAGGGAAAGACTTGAAGGTGAATCGCGACTTGGTGGAACGCGTGCTGATTGATCGCCTATCGGGACAATTCCCAGGAGCTGAGCCTCCGTTCCAGTACCTACTTGGCTGCTATCGCCGCGCGACGGAAGAGGAGAAGAAAATTGCTAATATGAAGGACAAAAATATCAAATTAGAATTGGAATCCTCAATCAAGCAAGCGAAGAAGTTGTTCGTTTCTTATTGTAGAATTCATTTGGGGAATCCAGACATGTTCCCTTTTAATTCTGATCCTAAAAAATCCAATGTTTCGCCGCTTCTTCCTCTCATTTTCGCTGACGTAGATGAGTTTAACAGCGGCGGAACACAGCCGCCTCCGAGGTTTTTGGAAGATTTGTTTCTGGA GGATTTTGATAGCTTGGACCCCATATTGAAGGGGCTTTACGAGGATTTGAGAGGGAATGTTATAAAGGTATCAGTGTTGGGGAATTTTCAGCAGCCTTTAAGGGCGTTGA TTTTGCTTACTTTTCCCGTGGGAGTTAAGTCCCTTGTGAATCATCCGTGGTGGATTCCCAAAGGGGCTTATTTGAATGGAAGAGTTATCGAAATGACCAGTATTTTGGGGCCCTTTTTTCATGTTAGTGCATTGCCTGATCACACCATTTTCAAGAGCGAGCCGGATGTTgg ACAGCAGTGTTTCTCTGAAGTATCGA GCCGACAAGCTGATTTGTTATCTTCATTCACCACAATTAAGACTCTTATGAATAATCTATATGATGATCTAGAAAAGGTTCTCTTCACTTTGCTTAAAAGCAGTGATACACGTGAGTATGTTCTTCAATATCTTGCTGAGGTGATCAATAGAAATCCATCGAGAGCCCATATACAG GTTGATCCTATATCTTGTGCAAGTTCAGGCATGTTTGTTAATCTAAGTGCTGTCATGCTTAAGCTTTGTGAACCATTTTTGGATCTAAATTTGACAAAAAGGGATAAGATTGATCCAAAATATGTGTTTTACGGTAATCGTTTGGATCTAAG GGGGCTGACAGCTCTACATGCATCATCAGAAGAAGTTGCTGAGTGGATTAATAAAGATAATCATGGGAAAGCAGTTGTTCCTTCTCATTCTAGTGATGGTGAAAATCGCTTGCTTCAATCTCATGAAGCCTCCAGTTCTGGTAGTGGTGCTGATAACCCTACATCAAGTAGTGGTAAAAAGGCTAAATACACATTTATCTGTGAATGCTTCTTTATGACTGCAAGAGTGCTCAACTTGGGTCTTTTAAAAGCATTTTCGGACTTTAAGCATCTAGTTCAG GACATTTCAAGGTGTGAAGACAGTCTCTCGACGCTGAAGGCCATGCAAGAGCAGTCACCTTCTCCACAACTGCAGCTGGATATTGCTCGCCTTGAGAAAGATTTAGAGTTGTATTCACAAGAAAAGCTTTGCTACGAAGCTCAGATACTAAGG GATGAAGCACTTATTCAGCAGGCACTTTCTTTCTACCGGTTAATCGTGGTTTGGTTGGTTGGTCTGGTTGGTGGATTTAAAATGCCTCTGCCACCAACATGCCCTATGGAGTTTGCATCCTTGCCTGAACATTTTGTGGATGATGCCATGGAATTGCTTATATTTGCTTCCCGGATTCCAAAAGCTTTGGATGGGGTCTTGTTG GATGATTTTATGAACTTTATTATCATGTTCATGGCAAGTCCAACATACATTAGAAACCCTTATCTAAGAGCAAAGATGGTTGAAGTATTGAACTGCTGGATGCCTCGTAGAAG TGGTTCATCTCCTGCGACTACTCTGTTTGAAGGGCATCAATTGTCCCTTGAGTATCTTGTCAGGAACCTCTTGAAGCTTTATGTTGACATTGAGTTTACTGGTTCTCATACCCAG TTTTATGATAAGTTCAACATCCGACATAATATTGCAGAACTTCTTGAATACCTCTGGGAGGTCCCTAGTCATCGAAATTCTTGGAGACAG ATTGCTAAGGAAGAGGAAAAGGGTGTCTATCTGAATTTCTTAAACTTCCTGATCAATGATAGCATCTTTCTTCTTGATGAAAGTCTGAACAAAATTCTTGAACTTAAAGAGTTGGAAGCTGAGATGTCAAACACTACAGAATGGGAGCGAAGGCCAGCTCAAGAGAGGCAGGAGAGGACCCGTCTTTTCCATTCCCAAGAGAAT ATCATTCGGATTGATATGAAATTGGCAAATGAAGATGTGAGCATGCTAGCATTTACATCAGAGCAAATTACAGCAccttttctacttcctgagatg GTTGAAAGAGTGGCCAGCATGCTCAATTACTTTTTGTTCCAACTTGTGGGTCCCCAAAGAAAATCTCTAACTCTTAAAGACCCAGAAAAGTATGAATTCCGCCCAAAACAGTTGCTTAAACAG ATTGTCCATGTATATGTTCATCTGGCAAGGGGTGATACAGAAAACATATTTCCAGCTGCTATCTCTAAGGATGGTCGATCATACAATGAGCAG TTATTTAATGCTGCAGCTAATGTGCTTAGGAGAATTGGTGAAGATGGGAGGGTTATACAGGAATTCATTGAGCTCGGTGTCAAAGCCAAAGTGGCAGCTTCTGAGGCAATGGACACTGAAGCTGCCCTTGGAGAGATACCGGATGAATTCCTTGATCCAATTCAA TACACTTTGATGAAGGATCCGGTGATCTTACCTTCTTCAAGAATCACAGTAGACAGACCTGTCATTCAAAGGCATCTTCTTAGTGACAAT AGTGATCCATTCAACCGCTCCCATCTCACTGCGGACATGCTGATTCCAAATGTTGAGTTGAAGGCAAGAATTGAGGAATTCATTAGATCCCAAGAATTAAAAAGGCACGGGGATGACTTCAGCATGCAGAGCTCTAAAGCGGCGATACAAAGAACAACTGGAGACATGTTAATTGACTAG